One genomic region from Haloterrigena gelatinilytica encodes:
- a CDS encoding DUF1616 domain-containing protein, which produces MAETRSLVALLPRPVRTLPADLAAVFALVVLTNVAALAPVLRETSLRVPLGLAFVLFVPGYAFIAALFPEAGDDPTGDPEADGDSDGDLADGANRGPLPVGPLLDDRSGIDGIERVALSFGLSIAVTPLIGLVLNFTPWGIRLGPIMLAISVFTVGAAAVAAVRRWELPPDERFRVPYRAWYAAGRAELLEPDTRADAALNVVLVLSLLLAVGSVGYAVAVPPDGEQFSAVYILTEDDDGELTADNYPTEFTQGESEEIVLGVDNHEHRTVDYTAVLVEQRVSVADNETTVEEQRELDRFETRLGHNESWHHQHELEPTMTGENVRLVWLLYPGGDVPEEPSADTTEYSAHLWVNVSEE; this is translated from the coding sequence ATGGCTGAGACGCGATCACTGGTGGCACTGCTTCCGCGGCCGGTTCGGACGCTCCCGGCCGATCTCGCCGCCGTGTTCGCACTCGTGGTCCTGACGAACGTCGCCGCGCTCGCGCCCGTGCTCCGCGAGACGTCGCTTCGCGTCCCGCTCGGGCTCGCGTTCGTCCTCTTCGTGCCCGGGTACGCGTTCATCGCGGCGCTGTTTCCCGAAGCCGGCGACGATCCGACCGGCGATCCGGAGGCCGACGGCGATAGCGACGGGGACCTCGCCGACGGTGCGAATCGCGGCCCGCTCCCGGTCGGTCCCCTCCTCGACGATCGGTCGGGGATCGACGGCATCGAACGCGTCGCCCTCTCCTTCGGTCTCAGTATCGCCGTTACCCCCCTGATCGGCCTCGTGTTGAATTTCACGCCGTGGGGAATCCGGCTGGGACCGATCATGCTCGCCATCAGCGTGTTCACCGTCGGCGCGGCCGCCGTCGCCGCCGTTCGCCGGTGGGAGCTTCCCCCGGACGAGCGGTTCCGGGTACCCTACCGCGCGTGGTACGCGGCGGGCCGCGCCGAACTGCTCGAGCCGGACACCCGCGCGGACGCCGCGTTGAACGTCGTGTTGGTCCTCTCCCTGCTGCTCGCGGTCGGCAGCGTCGGCTACGCGGTCGCGGTGCCGCCCGACGGCGAACAGTTCTCGGCCGTCTACATCCTCACCGAGGACGACGACGGCGAGCTCACGGCCGACAACTACCCGACCGAGTTCACGCAGGGCGAATCCGAGGAGATCGTCCTCGGGGTCGACAACCACGAACACCGGACCGTCGACTACACCGCCGTTCTGGTCGAACAGCGGGTCTCGGTCGCGGACAACGAGACGACCGTCGAGGAGCAACGCGAACTCGACCGGTTCGAGACCCGGCTCGGCCACAACGAGAGCTGGCACCATCAACACGAGCTCGAGCCGACGATGACCGGGGAGAACGTTCGGCTCGTCTGGCTGCTCTACCCCGGCGGGGACGTCCCCGAGGAGCCGTCGGCGGACACGACGGAGTACTCGGCGCACCTCTGGGTCAACGTGAGCGAGGAGTGA
- a CDS encoding winged helix-turn-helix transcriptional regulator: MGETTDSNATLDIEQNAPRAIIHKQILDHAEANPDESMEAIADAVSGATTSTVERVLEEYGDPAAGSASEPSPTDDAEPNGVETAVTGAESVDSEPPGDDTAPPSNETEVDERPSDPDVTVTDGGAASETATAAVTSDSTTEGPAPTERNAARDGEPDLPIDRSTLTEKQRETLRAIYDHPDATQAELADRLGVSSPTISQRVNSIDGFDWSDRNALVAPLFESDGEEETRMPHADDSDDGPDASERDGDDGSGDAADESRDESSDRTRRRTDSSASRSERAPADADATDRADADADAQLAELTDRVDELADRLAAIERELEDRERGTTDREGGTESSALADPELAHKIVHACVHSDRISEEEELRLLRDVTATGAATERDGNSTNSV, translated from the coding sequence ATGGGTGAAACCACCGATTCGAACGCAACCCTCGATATCGAACAGAACGCGCCGCGTGCAATCATCCACAAACAGATTCTCGATCACGCGGAAGCGAACCCGGACGAGTCGATGGAAGCGATCGCCGACGCCGTCAGCGGCGCCACGACGTCGACGGTCGAACGCGTCCTCGAGGAGTACGGCGATCCGGCGGCCGGCTCGGCGAGCGAGCCGTCGCCGACGGACGACGCGGAACCGAACGGTGTCGAGACAGCAGTGACCGGCGCGGAATCGGTGGATTCCGAGCCGCCAGGAGACGACACCGCCCCGCCGTCGAACGAGACCGAGGTCGACGAACGGCCCTCGGATCCCGACGTCACGGTGACCGACGGCGGGGCGGCGTCGGAGACCGCCACCGCCGCAGTCACCAGCGATTCGACGACCGAGGGGCCGGCACCGACCGAACGGAACGCGGCTCGCGACGGCGAACCCGACCTCCCCATCGACCGATCGACGCTGACCGAGAAACAACGCGAGACGTTGCGGGCGATCTACGACCATCCCGACGCGACGCAGGCGGAGCTCGCCGACAGGCTCGGCGTCAGCAGCCCGACGATCAGTCAGCGCGTCAACTCGATCGACGGCTTCGACTGGTCCGACCGAAACGCGCTCGTCGCGCCGCTGTTCGAGTCCGACGGCGAGGAGGAAACACGCATGCCCCACGCCGACGACAGCGACGACGGCCCCGATGCGAGCGAGCGGGACGGCGACGACGGTTCCGGGGACGCGGCCGACGAGTCCCGCGACGAATCGAGCGATCGCACGCGGCGGCGAACCGACTCGTCCGCGTCCCGGTCGGAACGAGCGCCCGCGGACGCGGACGCGACCGACCGGGCAGACGCGGACGCGGACGCGCAACTGGCCGAACTGACCGACCGCGTCGACGAACTCGCCGACCGGCTGGCCGCGATCGAGCGCGAACTCGAGGACCGCGAGCGAGGGACGACCGACCGGGAGGGCGGCACCGAGTCGTCGGCGCTCGCCGACCCCGAGCTCGCACACAAGATCGTCCACGCGTGCGTCCACTCCGATCGGATCAGCGAGGAGGAGGAACTGCGACTGCTCCGCGACGTCACCGCGACCGGTGCGGCCACGGAGAGAGACGGCAATTCGACGAACTCCGTATAG
- a CDS encoding DUF58 domain-containing protein, protein MKPTRRLWAVASLAAFLAGVAVVTARPLLLGGAGLVGSWIVARQYRFYRTLEETVDALAVEQSAARAGVRTGETVPVTLSARLAAPSPLAVAIEGGLPTAAAADDSLSLSLDPTTSATTRTVDVTWPTAGHHRFDEPTVTATDGFLRETVSLGTAPTVTVEPRGPRTIHVGEGGDRITMAYGEHEAGRLGSGIEPAELREYMPGDTADRIDWKATARLATPHVREYEAETDRRTLLVVDHRASLATGRPDETELDYLREVALATAASAHRLGDPVGLRTVGDEGITFRLDPTTTPVAYDRIRRRLLDLEPTADPSAAGGIDRESRRRRTPPLRSSGFTAADARAKRTGLGDDDDRFAATLRPFYAAREGYRERIESDPLYGAVRRAHSGNTEGLWTILFTDDSRPAELRETVKLARGNGNSVLVLLAPTVLYEPDGLADVEDAYDRYVEFEDLRRDLARMSRVTALEVGPQDRLSTVLSDGRARPRGERA, encoded by the coding sequence ATGAAACCCACGCGTCGACTGTGGGCCGTCGCTTCCCTCGCGGCCTTTCTCGCGGGCGTCGCAGTCGTTACTGCCCGTCCGCTCCTCCTCGGCGGCGCCGGGCTGGTCGGCTCGTGGATCGTCGCGCGCCAGTATCGGTTCTACCGCACGCTCGAGGAGACGGTCGACGCGCTGGCCGTCGAGCAGTCGGCCGCCCGCGCGGGCGTTCGAACGGGCGAAACCGTGCCGGTCACGCTCTCGGCGAGGCTGGCCGCGCCGTCGCCGCTCGCCGTCGCGATCGAGGGCGGACTCCCGACGGCCGCCGCGGCCGACGACTCGCTCTCGCTGTCCCTCGATCCGACGACGTCCGCGACCACCCGAACGGTCGACGTCACGTGGCCGACCGCGGGCCACCACCGGTTCGACGAACCGACCGTGACCGCGACGGACGGATTCCTCCGCGAGACGGTGTCGCTCGGAACGGCCCCGACGGTCACCGTCGAGCCCCGCGGTCCGCGGACCATCCACGTCGGCGAGGGCGGCGATCGGATCACGATGGCCTACGGCGAACACGAGGCCGGTCGCCTCGGGTCGGGGATCGAGCCCGCGGAACTCCGCGAGTACATGCCCGGCGATACGGCCGATCGGATCGACTGGAAGGCCACGGCCAGGCTGGCGACGCCCCACGTCCGCGAGTACGAGGCCGAGACCGACCGGCGGACGCTACTGGTCGTCGATCACCGCGCCTCGCTGGCGACGGGGCGACCGGACGAAACCGAACTCGACTACCTCCGCGAGGTCGCGCTCGCGACGGCCGCGAGCGCGCACCGCCTCGGCGATCCCGTCGGACTGCGTACCGTCGGCGACGAGGGGATCACGTTTCGCCTCGACCCGACGACGACGCCGGTGGCGTACGATCGGATCCGGCGTCGGTTGCTCGACCTCGAGCCGACGGCCGATCCGTCGGCCGCCGGCGGAATCGACCGGGAGAGCCGGCGGAGGCGGACCCCGCCGCTCCGGAGCAGCGGCTTCACCGCGGCCGACGCCCGGGCGAAACGCACCGGCCTCGGTGACGACGACGACCGGTTCGCCGCGACCCTTCGCCCGTTCTACGCCGCGCGGGAGGGGTACCGCGAACGCATCGAATCGGACCCGCTCTACGGCGCCGTCAGGCGGGCCCACAGCGGTAACACCGAGGGGCTGTGGACGATCCTCTTCACTGACGACTCGCGGCCGGCGGAGCTCCGCGAAACGGTCAAACTCGCCCGCGGAAACGGCAACTCGGTGCTGGTGCTGCTCGCGCCGACGGTGCTCTACGAGCCCGACGGCCTCGCGGACGTCGAGGACGCCTACGATCGCTACGTCGAGTTCGAGGACCTGCGCCGGGACCTCGCCCGGATGTCCCGCGTGACCGCCCTCGAGGTCGGCCCGCAGGATCGCCTCTCGACGGTCCTCTCGGACGGACGCGCCCGCCCTCGAGGTGAGCGCGCATGA